The Geoalkalibacter subterraneus genome contains the following window.
AACGCTCGGCGACCACCCGGGGAATTTTCAATGTGCGCACACCTTCAGCGGTATGCACCTTTTCCTCTTCAAAAACAATCGCCTTCTGGGGGGTGGGGCAATGCTCTTCGCACACCAGGCATTCTTCTCGGCGTGCGAACGGCAGGCAGCGATCCTGGTCGAAGACGGCAATGCCCAGCACGAATTTTCTTTTCTCCTCGAGCGGCAGCAACTTCAACGCACCGGTCGGACAGACCTGACCGCACAGGGTGCAGTTGTATTCGCAATACCCGATGCGTGGGACCAGGCGCGGCGTCCATAACCCGACAGCCCCCGCTTCAAGCAGGGCCGGATGCAACGCGCCGCCGATGCAGACCTTCATGCACTCTCCGCAACGGATGCAGCGCCGCAGAAATTCATCTTCCGCCAGCGCCCCGGGAGGGCGCAGCAGATAAGAGCGGCGGTCAGCCTGGGCAGGGGCAGCACGCGCCACCGATGCCACCAGAACACCGGTGGCGACTGCCGCCATCAGGTCGCGGCGCGGCAGGTTGACACCGGCCGAAGGCTGAGGAGCCCCCCAGTGGAAACGGACCTTTTCCTGCGGGCAGAATCCGCTGCAATCGAGGCAGACCAGACACTCATCCGGATGGCGGCGTCCGTCGTTATCCACCCCGCTGCGGCAATTCTGCAGACAGGAAGCGCACCCGGCGCAAGCGCTGGAAGGTTCTCGCTGCAACAGCGCATAACGGGAGCAAAGCCCCAGCAGCGCCCCCAGGGGGCAGAGATTTTTGCACCAAAAGCGTCGCTCGATCTTCTCCAGGGCGATCAGAAGGATAAAAACCGCCAGGGTCAACAGTCCCAGGGTGAAAACAGGCGGATGAAAAGCCAGAACGTGCTGGCGGAAAAAGTCATAGGAGCCGTTGACCAGGGATGAAATCAGCGGCACATCATGCTGGTAGAAGAAATCGAACACCGCATTCATCATCAGATCGAACGCGGGATAGAGACTCAGGGTCAGGGTACGCAAAAAGATGCTGAGGGGATCGAACAGTCCGAACAACTGAAGACCGAAAAGGCCTGCGGCTGTAAGCGCAATCAGAAGCAGATATTTCAGACGGCGCCAGGACGGCTTGACATTTCTGCCGCGTCCGCGCCCGACCAGACGCCCCATGCCATCGAGGGTGGTCCCCAGCGGGCAGATCCAGCCGCAGAAAAAGCGTCCGAGAATGAAAGTCAGCGCAACAACTACCAGCGCCGGCCACAGCAGCCCCAGGCTGAACGCCCCCGGTGCCAAGGCATCGGCCAGTGCGGCCAGCGGATCGATGCGAAAAAGGAGGCTGACGGGGTATTGAAGAGAGTCCTGCCCGCGATACTCCGTGAGCAGAAAGAGAACGAAAAATCCGAGCAGGCAGAAGACCTGGACAAAAATCCGCAGAGATGAAAGGCGCACGGATCAGACCTGTTCGACACGGGCGGGGTCCATCACGCCGAGTCCGCGCCGTGCCGCCACGGTAATCATGGGCAGGTCATGAGGCTCCAGGTCGAACAGGCGGGTAGCCTCACTGTCGGCGGCAACGATATCGGGGGAAGCGATCAGGGTGCGGGCCTCCCGCACATCCTCCAACCTTCCCCCCTGCGGGCCGTTGGCCACCAGAATGCGTGTGGCATCGATGACCGTCAGGTCCGAGTGGACCACGGTATTGATGTCCGCAAGGGCTTCCGGCAGACTGCGATGCAGCACCCCGCGATTGCCGCCGATGACGCCCATGGTATTTTTCAATCCGAGAGTGAGGGTGGAGAGGCCATGGTGTTTCGCCACGGGAACATTGATATAGCGATCGGCATCCAGCGCAGGCTGATAAAAGGGCCAGCGCTGCAGTTCCACGCCGGAGCGGATGGCAATTTCGCGATAGGCGCGGCGATCCATGTGAGAGATGCGCACGCGGTCCGACTTCAAACCCCTGACCATCTCCTCGATGCCGCTGCTGACATAACAGCGACGCGGGTCGTTGCAGCTGCGGTCAAACAGATCAACCGATTTGGCGCCGGCCTCAAGGCAATGCTCGATCAATGCCCGGACCACCAGCGGATGAGTATTGGCGGCGGTCTCCGGCGTCCGGTCCCAGCCGATGTTGGGCTTGATCACCACCGTTTCGCCGGGCCGCACAAAAGACTCCATCCCGCCGAGGGCGGAAAGCGTCTGCGAAACAAGCTCCTCGATATCGGAGGATTGACGACGCGCCAACCGCACCTTCCCCTGTACAGGCGAGGCGAGCGCCGAGATGTCAAGCAGGGGGAGAGCGCCGAAGGCCGCACCGGCGAAGGCACAGCGCAGCGTATTGCGGATAAAGGCACGGCGATCGATGGAAGTCATAGAATCCTTTCGCTGGGAAAATTAAACGACCCGGTCAGATCAGACGGTTGTCGCGCAGAAAATCACGCGCCACATCCCGCATGGCACGTTCCTGGACCTGCCCATCCAGGGCACTTAGATTTTCGTTGTCGATCACACCGCCGAGCTTGTTGATCAAACGCGCCAGGGCAGGAAACTTTTTCAGCGTATCCTTGCGAACCACCGGTGCGACCTGATCGGCCACCTCAGCCGAAACTGAAGACGGATGTTCAAAACCGAAGGGCTGCAGCCAGATCAGGTTCAACTCTTTGTTGTAGCGCTCCTTGATCTGGTCGAACAAAGCCTGAGCGTCTTCCGCCGGGGCTTCCTGCAGCACGCGCACCCAGCCTTCTCCGGTATAGCCGATGGTGATGTCGACCTCGGCACGCATCTGCGCCTGATGAGTCTCGTCGGCCCCCTCGAAACGCTCGATCTTGACGGTCGTCCCCGTGCGCTCGGAAATCAGAAGGGAAACAATCTCGGCCAGCAGCTGCTGCTGCGCACTCGGCGTGGTTCCGATCACAAGGGTTTTTCCCACGCAGGCGGTGGCTTGTCCGGCACCGGACGCCACAACGGAAACGGTTGCGAAAACGATCAGAAGCCAGGTTGCAATCCGGTTCATCGAAAAAACCTCCCGGTAAGGATTGATCATCTCCTGAATTCGCACAAAACCGAATCGGGAGAAACGGAATTCAGAAATTCACCAGCGCGGCCCCGCATCGTTTACGGGCGCCATTCGCCAGGGATCGTACAGAACACGATCGACGGGACCACCCGCACCGACCATGCCTTCGCCATAGTCTACTGCGGCATAGTCGTCGCGGTCAAAAAAGATCGTCGGCTGCTCCGAAGACTCTGGTGAGCGGAGCGCTTTCGTGGCAGCCCCCCACCAGTTGTCGCGTGCGTCAACGTAATCCTGGCCCGCCAGCGGCCCATTCTGCTGCGGTGCCATTTGGCGCTCAGGGGCGCGTTCAGGGGCTCTTTCACCTCCAACCATGGCCCCCTGCGGCAGTGCTCCTGCGGCACTCTGCAGGGGGCCGAGCTTGATGGCGAGCGGATTGCCCAGGAAGTTATTGTCACGCACCAGCGGATAGGAACCAAGGTCACAGAAAAGCGCCACATCGTTGTCACGGAAGATATTGTAATTCACCAGGGGCGATGCGCGGCGCGTCAGGCGCAGGGCAGAATCATTTTTTTCAAACAGGTTGTATTGAAAAACTCCACCGGCAAACTGGTCGCCCGTTATTGCGGTGCGATTGTGCACAAACCGGTTGTCGGACAGCTGCGGCCGCGAAAAGGTGGTGCTGACCAGGGCCTCATCATTGTCTTCAAAATGATTGCCCGACAGGGCCGGCCCCTCGCCGCTGCGTTGGCAGACAACGGCCTGACCATTGCCGACAAAGCGATTTTCCCTGAGTACCCCCGGAAACTTGCGCATCCCCAGCACGCCCTGTCTATTTTCACTGAACCGGCAACTCTCAATGTGGACGACACTATGATTGGCGGCCTTCAGAGCCGCATCCCCGTGTCCCGAAAAGACCGTATCACGAATAACCGCCCGAGACTTGAGTTCAAGGTCGATCCCCACCCCGTTGTTCAAAAAACGGTTTTCGAGAACATTTAATTTCGACTCACGCACGGCCTTGAGCGCCAGGGTACAACTTCGAAACACCGCCTGATTCACCAGCGCCTCGGCTCCCCGAAGCAAGAGCGCGGTTTCGGCAGAAGAAAAATGCGCATGGTGGATTTCGGCAGGGGGCGCCCCCTGTTCCACCGTAATCCCCTGCCACCCGGCAACCGTTTCAAAACGTACCGGGTTGTCCGCGGTGCCCTGTATACGCAGCCTGCCTTCGATCTTCCAGGCCGCATCCGGCTTCTCGATGCGGACCACCGTTCCCGGCTGGAGAGACAACTCCGCCGTGGGCGGCACCCGCAAAGCGCTTTCCATCACAACCTCGCCGGACCAGTGAACCGCCCCTTCCAGCCGCTGTTCGGTCGCGGAAAAAGCAGGTTGCGCATGGAACACCCCCATAACCAGGGCTGTCAGCAAATGAAGGCGGATGAATCCTTGGGGCAGCGCCATCAGAAAACCTCGCTTGAAACTCCAATTGCGACGGAGGGGGATATCCGGAAAAGATGCACGACGCCATCCCGTACACCCACCGCCAGGAATTCCCCCCGGACGAGGGGCCCGCCCTGAATGGCAGCGGGCAGATCCTGTTTGACAAGAAGGCCCCCGCTGTCGGCGTTGAACACCTGCAGCGTTCCCTCGTTATCCCCCACATAAACCCGTCCGCCATGAACCACCGGGGTGGCGTAACCAGCGCCGGACAGGTGAGCCCGCCATAGAACCGAGCCGTTACGCACGTCGATTTTCCATAGACTCCCGCCTGCGGTGGCCACGAACATTGAGTCACCGGTTAGCACCGGTGCGG
Protein-coding sequences here:
- a CDS encoding 4Fe-4S binding protein, whose translation is MRLSSLRIFVQVFCLLGFFVLFLLTEYRGQDSLQYPVSLLFRIDPLAALADALAPGAFSLGLLWPALVVVALTFILGRFFCGWICPLGTTLDGMGRLVGRGRGRNVKPSWRRLKYLLLIALTAAGLFGLQLFGLFDPLSIFLRTLTLSLYPAFDLMMNAVFDFFYQHDVPLISSLVNGSYDFFRQHVLAFHPPVFTLGLLTLAVFILLIALEKIERRFWCKNLCPLGALLGLCSRYALLQREPSSACAGCASCLQNCRSGVDNDGRRHPDECLVCLDCSGFCPQEKVRFHWGAPQPSAGVNLPRRDLMAAVATGVLVASVARAAPAQADRRSYLLRPPGALAEDEFLRRCIRCGECMKVCIGGALHPALLEAGAVGLWTPRLVPRIGYCEYNCTLCGQVCPTGALKLLPLEEKRKFVLGIAVFDQDRCLPFARREECLVCEEHCPTPQKAIVFEEEKVHTAEGVRTLKIPRVVAERCIGCGICETRCPVEGASAIRVTNEGETRRERDPWS
- a CDS encoding DUF362 domain-containing protein, with translation MTSIDRRAFIRNTLRCAFAGAAFGALPLLDISALASPVQGKVRLARRQSSDIEELVSQTLSALGGMESFVRPGETVVIKPNIGWDRTPETAANTHPLVVRALIEHCLEAGAKSVDLFDRSCNDPRRCYVSSGIEEMVRGLKSDRVRISHMDRRAYREIAIRSGVELQRWPFYQPALDADRYINVPVAKHHGLSTLTLGLKNTMGVIGGNRGVLHRSLPEALADINTVVHSDLTVIDATRILVANGPQGGRLEDVREARTLIASPDIVAADSEATRLFDLEPHDLPMITVAARRGLGVMDPARVEQV
- a CDS encoding glycine betaine ABC transporter substrate-binding protein → MNRIATWLLIVFATVSVVASGAGQATACVGKTLVIGTTPSAQQQLLAEIVSLLISERTGTTVKIERFEGADETHQAQMRAEVDITIGYTGEGWVRVLQEAPAEDAQALFDQIKERYNKELNLIWLQPFGFEHPSSVSAEVADQVAPVVRKDTLKKFPALARLINKLGGVIDNENLSALDGQVQERAMRDVARDFLRDNRLI
- a CDS encoding right-handed parallel beta-helix repeat-containing protein; the protein is MALPQGFIRLHLLTALVMGVFHAQPAFSATEQRLEGAVHWSGEVVMESALRVPPTAELSLQPGTVVRIEKPDAAWKIEGRLRIQGTADNPVRFETVAGWQGITVEQGAPPAEIHHAHFSSAETALLLRGAEALVNQAVFRSCTLALKAVRESKLNVLENRFLNNGVGIDLELKSRAVIRDTVFSGHGDAALKAANHSVVHIESCRFSENRQGVLGMRKFPGVLRENRFVGNGQAVVCQRSGEGPALSGNHFEDNDEALVSTTFSRPQLSDNRFVHNRTAITGDQFAGGVFQYNLFEKNDSALRLTRRASPLVNYNIFRDNDVALFCDLGSYPLVRDNNFLGNPLAIKLGPLQSAAGALPQGAMVGGERAPERAPERQMAPQQNGPLAGQDYVDARDNWWGAATKALRSPESSEQPTIFFDRDDYAAVDYGEGMVGAGGPVDRVLYDPWRMAPVNDAGPRW